The DNA region TCTATTGGAgtattttgatgaaaatttgTCAATGTATATTGTCTCAAAACATATATTTGAGTGACAGTTTAACAAAACACCTCAAAAGAAGAAAGGTTTCAAGTATTCTTTTCTCCAACATCAAAGGCTTTACACTTCAAAGGAATCAAGAATTGCTTGCAGGGTTTTCTCTGACGATGGCCACTGCTTGTCGTTGGCGCTGGCGACAAAGAGGATGACGGTGTTCCCCTTTGCCGTCGCCTTTGCAAGATTGTGCGATCCCGTGAGAGCATATGGAGTATCAAGCACATACTTGTAGTACTGCAATAAAACCAGAAGCAAAAACACTTCAAATCTTTCAACTTCACAAGAGAAAAAAAACTGATAATCAAAGCTTCTTCATCATACTACACTCTCCACTAAGCAAAATAAGcatttggagaagaagaagaagacgaaggTACCGTCTGATCGCCTCGTTTCTCGATGGAGGTTTTGACGAGCTCATCGGGGTCTAGAGTGTTCCCGGTGACAAACGGGCCAAGAGAGGCAATGACCTTATCTGGGGTCCCAATATCTTCAATTGTTGCATTAGGCTTGTTTGTGAGCCTTATGAGGGGAGATGCCACCACCTGGATTTTCCCCTGCTTCTCATCTTCGAATTTGACCTCGATCCACGGCTCTGCACACTTGGGCTGGCAATAGTTCCCAGACAGTATGTTTGCTATCCTCATCTGCTTCCATGTTGGTGGCAGGATGAACTTGTAGGGCTGTACATTTCCTGCACCCAACTATATTCAGAGTTTTTATAAGCAGCACATAGACACAGATGCACGAGACGTAGAAACCACCACCACGAAAACAAAGTGAAACAACATAAAAAGAAACCAAATGCCCTTAAAGAAGATTTGAACTTCCAACTTATTGATGAACGAGAAACGTCTTATCAACTAAGTTGCATTTTATCGTCAAATTGAAACACAATGCATATAGTTTCATCAAATGTAGTAGGTTACATGTGATCATCCTTTTGCAGTTTGCTCAATTTTTTGGTCATGTTCTTGAAATCAAAATATACATTTATACAAACAGGATTTAAAAACCAGTCACTATATGTCTATGTGACAAGTAAAACTCAAATCATTCCTCAAACTTGTCATCATACTATAAAATTTGCAGATTTGTgtaaacaaaattaacaaatgtgtgtgtgtgtggataGAAAGAGTACCTGCACGAAGGGCAGGGGTGTCTTTGGAAGTGGCGGAGAAGAGGACGAAAGAGGGGTTGGCCGGAGAGGGCGGGAGGTAGGATCCCACTTCCACCTCCCTGGCCAGTGAAGGCGGCGGAGGAGAGATGAGGAGTGGGAGTAGAGCAGCTGATCCGTTCAAGAAATCTCTTCTTGAGAGACAAGTGAGGTGCAAGTTGGAATCTTGGGGATGTTTTGGAGAGAGTTTGAAGGAGGAGAGAGGAGTGGAGAATGATGGAGTTGGGCTGAATAGAGAAGAAATTGCTGCCATGTTTGAGGTTTGGGAGAGAGATTGTGAGATTGTGGAGATGGTTGGGCAGTTGGAATATGGATCTTGGATTTTGTTTATCCATTTTAGATGAAGTTATGGCtgcatttcatttaaaataaaataaaggaaaagaaaaagactTTAGCATAAAAATCCTCCCTTCATGTCTCTGAGTTTGACTCTCCATAACAATTTTGTTGGACATTTCTTTTGGAAATGAAATTAAGAAAGTGTGTTGAAATGTATAAataaagataatttttttttgagataataaagtagaagaagtgagagtaaagtaatagtagatggagtattataaagTCCAAGTGCttaaatgtttttttcttttttgttataAAGGTAAATGAATCAATAAAATTGGGATATCCCAAAAAATATGTTGGCTTGGTGTTAATAAAAAACGGACGTTGGGTAATTTTATGAGTAGGACTTAGTAATGGAACTATAATATATTTGTATTCTATTAGCtacggagtattttttttcagtttGGAGTATTTtgtaggagtactatttatattGTGATATCCTTGTTCTGGATTACGCAGGGTAAAGTTTCTTATTTCACATTTAATCCGCATGCTTCAGATTCCAAAAATGGCATTATGGCAAAATCCGCCTAACAATGATTATCCTGAATCCTACTGCACACACACAAACAACATCGACACCAATTAGGCTTTAACATTcgaagaaagaaagagatacaGAAGGTCTCGCCACGCATTTCTAAAGGGAAAGGGAATTGTGCTGGAATTCGTTTCTTGATTGTGATTGAGATCGAGGGCTTTGATTTTCTTCTACTGTTTCAGGTAAAAATTTGATCTGCTTTTTTTTGGGGAAATTTTGAGTATTTTCTGTACTCTTTCTGTTTTCTTTGATTGGAGTTAGATTGTCTTGTTTtagtttgtttgttgttttatgctatttgaatttgaattagcTAGAATTTGGAAAGGAAATGGATCCCATATTAAATTGTGTGTATCGTCCCAAATTTAGTACTCATTTTGGGTTTTTTGAGCTATTTGTCTTGTTCTATTGTGTGCAATTATAGTGAGAAACTTAAAATTTAGAAAGtcagatttttttttgtaaattggAAGCCATAACCTTAGGGTTCCTTCTTGTTATGTTGCCTTTCCGGTTTAAGGGTTATGTAAAAACAAATTGGAGTTCTGATTCAAAAAGCATGTATTTGGGGTTTTGATCAATGCAGAAAGTTCgaatttaaaactttttgttTTTTGGTAAATTGGAAGTCATTATTTTTAAGTTTCTTCTTGTTACGCTgcctttgttttttttgttagttGATCACAATTCTTCGAATTTTGCAGTCTGGATGTAAGTAGTGGAGTGTAAAATTTAATGATAATGTGAACAATAGTAGGAGTTCTAATTCAAGAAGCATATGGACTCTTGATCAATGCAGGTCATTTGAcaagaaaatttagaaaatgagtGGTAGAAATAAGAGAAATGTGACTGAGAACGGTGGGGACACGGGTGAAGACTCAGTTCTTGCAACCTTGGTAAGCAATGGGGATGATATGGGGCCGATGGTTAGGCTTGCATTTGAGACGGGGAAGCCTGAGGCCCTCTTGCAGCAGCTCAAGCACTTGGTTAAGAAGAAGGAAGTTGAAATCGAGGAGCTTTGCAAGCTCCATTATGAGGAATTTATTGTTGCAGTCGATGAGCTACGTGGTGTCTTGGTTGATGCGGAGGAGCTGAAAAGTGAGCTGTCAACTGATAACTCTAGGTTGCAGCAAGTTGGAAGCGCCTTGCTAACGAAGCTCGAGGAGCTTCTTGAGTCTTACTCAATTAAGAAGAATGTGACTGACGCCATTAAGATGTCGAAGTACTGTGTGCAAGTGTTGGACCTCTGTGTGAAGTGTAATAATCACATCTCCGAAGGGCGATTCTATCCAGCTTTGAAAGCTGTTGATTTGATTGAGAAGGATTATTTGCAGAGTATCCCGGCTAAGGCTTTGAAGACGCTGATAGAGAGGAGAATACCTCTGTTGAAATCTCATGTTGAGAAGAAGGTGTGCTCCGAAGTTAACGAGTGGCTAGTTAACATACGGAGCTCTTCAAAGAGTATCGGGCAGACTGCTATACAATATGCTGCATCTGCTCGTCAGAGGGAAGAGGATATGCTGGCTCGTCAAAGGAAAGCTGAGGAGCAAAGCTGCTTGGGTATAGAAGATTTCACCTATGCTTTAGACGTCGAAGAAATTGATGAGAATTCTGTTTTGAAATTTGACCTCACCCCGCTTTATCGAGCATTTCATATCCACAATTGCCTTGGGATCCAAGAGCAGTTTCGTGAGTATTATTACAAGAATCGTCTGCTGCAGCTGAAATCAGACTTGCAAATCTCATCAAACCAGCCTTTTCTTGAATCACATCAGACCTTTTTGGCTCATACTGCTGGTTATTTCATCGTAGAAGATCGAGTTTTGAGGACTGCCGGGGGGTTGCTGTCGCCAACTGAGCTTGACATGATGTGGGAAACGGCTGTGGCTAGGGTGACCGCAGTCTTAGAGGAACAGTTCTCCCAAATGGATGCAGCGAGTCACCTCCTCCTCGTCAAGGACTATGTGACTCTTTTTGGAGCAACGCTGAGGCAATATGGTTATGAAGTTTCTACGATTCTTGAAACTTTAAACAGCAGTCGTGAAAAATACCACGAGCTTCTTCTAGCAGAGTGTCGGCAACAGATCACTGATATATTTGCTAGCGACACATATGAGCAGATGGTGATGAAGAAGGAGTCCGAATACCAGGCGAATGTGCTCCTGTTTCATCTCCAAAGCTCGGATATAATGCCAGCATTCCCATATATTGCTCCATTTTCTTCCATGGTGCCCGACTGCTGTCGCATTGTTCGATCCTTCATCAAGGATTCGGTTAATTACTTGTCTTATGGGGCACAGATGAACTACTTTGACTTCGTTCGCAAGTACCTCGACAAACTCTTGATTGACGTCTTGAACGAGGTCTTGCTCCGGACAATCCACAGCAGCAGCACCGGCGTGTCCCAGGCGATGCAGATCGCTGCCAACATATCTGTTCTAGAGAGAGCCTGTGATTATTTCATCCAGCACGCCGCTCAGCAATGTGGAATCCCAGTGAGGTCGATTGACAGACCACAATGCGGTTTAACGGCCAAGATCGTGCTTAAAACCTTGAGGGACGCCGCTTACATGGCGCTTCTCACTCTGGTGAACTCGAAACTTGACGAGTTCATGAAACTCACGGAGAACGTGAATTGGACGTCCGACGAGGCGACGGGGCTCGGAAATGAGTACGTCAACGAGGTCGTGATATATCTCGAGACGGTCATGTCAACTGCTCAGCAGATCCTACCCTTGGACGCGCTGTACAAAGTCGGGAGTGGCGCTCTTGAACACATATCCAACTCGATTGTGGGGACTTTTCTCAGCGATAGTATTAAGAGGTTCAGTGTTAACGCAGTGATGTCGATCAACATGGACTTGAAGGCGTTGGAAACTTTCGCGGACGAAAGGTTCCACTCGACCGGACTGCATGAGATATACAGCGACGGGAGCTTCCGGAGCTGCTTAGTAGAAGCCAGACAATTGATCAACCTCCTCTTAAGCAGTCAGCCAGAAAACTTTATGAATCCCGTGATAAGAGAAAAGAACTACAATACTTTGGACTATAAAAAGGTGGCTACCATCTGCGAGAAGTACAAGGATTCGGCTGATGGAATCTTTGGCAGCCTTTCGAATAGAGCCTCGAAGCAAAGTGCAAGAAAGAAGTCCATGGAAGTTCTAAAGAAACGACTGAGAGATTTCAACTGAGATATATGTGCAGTGGTTTGGACCGGCTAAAAATTTTTCAAGTATTCCATTAAATCTTTGATTGGATCTCTTTATATCGTCCGTTCTAATATTTTAACAGAATATAGTTTGTCATGGactatttattctttttctcgTGTTTGACTAAATTAGCATGATTGAGGTCTATTCGTGCATTTGCATCCTACGTTTCAATAGTTAATCTTTACGATACGTAATAGAGTTCTGATGATGACTTATCAGTTTTCACGTGTCTACGTACTGATGAGATAGTTAAACGTCCTGGATGTTCGGTGCTTGACCAATGGCCAAACAGCCAGGAATCAGGAACTTCTGTTCTCGTCAGTGAAGACTTTTTATGTGTACCGTTAAGTGATTTATTCCATATTTAAGGTATGGGATGATGGAGACTTGAAGCTCACCGGTTAATATTTTGACAGTTATTGTTGTCTGGAGTTGCAAAATTCTTGCCTGCTTAGATCATTGGCATAATTGCTAGAGACATAACATTTTCTTGCACATGTGTTGAAATGTTCAAAGCTAGTTGGCTTTCTTTAGTGATTATCTAAGTTTTGGTATTGGTTAGCTTGCTGTCTGCGTGCATCTCAATTTGTGTTGCAGCAACATTCACAGGAAATGGCGCGAGTGATGGTGACATTGCTATCAGTGGATTTCTTCTTGACGCCACATTTACTCAGGTGCGCGTTCTTGAAAACCGTATGCCTCTCTGATTAGATGTATCAAAGTTGCCTTTCGAAATCTGAACTGTGAAGCATCGatgaaacaaaacaaaaccaaaCTGTAGAATGCTTGGCATTTCACTAGCCTCGTCTATATCTGCTGTCGTGTTTGTAGTAGTGTTTTGTCTCTGCTTCACCATGT from Salvia splendens isolate huo1 chromosome 9, SspV2, whole genome shotgun sequence includes:
- the LOC121748237 gene encoding exocyst complex component SEC15A-like; protein product: MSGRNKRNVTENGGDTGEDSVLATLVSNGDDMGPMVRLAFETGKPEALLQQLKHLVKKKEVEIEELCKLHYEEFIVAVDELRGVLVDAEELKSELSTDNSRLQQVGSALLTKLEELLESYSIKKNVTDAIKMSKYCVQVLDLCVKCNNHISEGRFYPALKAVDLIEKDYLQSIPAKALKTLIERRIPLLKSHVEKKVCSEVNEWLVNIRSSSKSIGQTAIQYAASARQREEDMLARQRKAEEQSCLGIEDFTYALDVEEIDENSVLKFDLTPLYRAFHIHNCLGIQEQFREYYYKNRLLQLKSDLQISSNQPFLESHQTFLAHTAGYFIVEDRVLRTAGGLLSPTELDMMWETAVARVTAVLEEQFSQMDAASHLLLVKDYVTLFGATLRQYGYEVSTILETLNSSREKYHELLLAECRQQITDIFASDTYEQMVMKKESEYQANVLLFHLQSSDIMPAFPYIAPFSSMVPDCCRIVRSFIKDSVNYLSYGAQMNYFDFVRKYLDKLLIDVLNEVLLRTIHSSSTGVSQAMQIAANISVLERACDYFIQHAAQQCGIPVRSIDRPQCGLTAKIVLKTLRDAAYMALLTLVNSKLDEFMKLTENVNWTSDEATGLGNEYVNEVVIYLETVMSTAQQILPLDALYKVGSGALEHISNSIVGTFLSDSIKRFSVNAVMSINMDLKALETFADERFHSTGLHEIYSDGSFRSCLVEARQLINLLLSSQPENFMNPVIREKNYNTLDYKKVATICEKYKDSADGIFGSLSNRASKQSARKKSMEVLKKRLRDFN
- the LOC121748355 gene encoding psbP domain-containing protein 6, chloroplastic-like; its protein translation is MAAISSLFSPTPSFSTPLSSFKLSPKHPQDSNLHLTCLSRRDFLNGSAALLPLLISPPPPSLAREVEVGSYLPPSPANPSFVLFSATSKDTPALRAGNVQPYKFILPPTWKQMRIANILSGNYCQPKCAEPWIEVKFEDEKQGKIQVVASPLIRLTNKPNATIEDIGTPDKVIASLGPFVTGNTLDPDELVKTSIEKRGDQTYYKYVLDTPYALTGSHNLAKATAKGNTVILFVASANDKQWPSSEKTLQAILDSFEV